Proteins encoded within one genomic window of Chitinophaga parva:
- a CDS encoding alpha/beta fold hydrolase has product MKTAILLLAMSVFGFTTQAQNTISKNSKTIVLVHGAWSDASSWDAVIPLLKAQGEEVINVNLAGHGKDTTSFAAITFQTYVDQVKAAIGNRTNIVLVGHSFGGMVISQVAEEMPSQVKELVYLAAALPGDGASLLSLAKQDSGSHIGKALTIDQEHGAAIIAQDAVADIFAADAPQQVQDYLSANIKPEPLVPLATPVRLTDKNFGSVKKVYIHTMDDHAISYPAQQFMVKAGEVAKVYSLPSSHTPFISMPGKLAAILLAESR; this is encoded by the coding sequence ATGAAAACAGCAATATTACTCCTGGCTATGAGCGTATTTGGTTTCACTACGCAAGCCCAAAACACTATCTCCAAAAATTCAAAAACTATTGTACTTGTTCACGGCGCATGGTCCGATGCATCTTCCTGGGATGCGGTGATCCCGTTGCTGAAAGCACAAGGCGAAGAAGTGATCAATGTAAACCTCGCCGGCCACGGGAAGGACACCACGTCCTTTGCAGCCATCACTTTTCAAACTTATGTAGACCAGGTAAAAGCAGCCATCGGCAACCGCACCAATATCGTTTTGGTGGGACACAGCTTTGGTGGTATGGTCATCAGCCAGGTGGCAGAAGAAATGCCCTCCCAGGTGAAAGAACTGGTATACCTCGCCGCGGCGTTGCCCGGTGACGGCGCCAGCTTGTTGTCGCTCGCCAAGCAGGATTCCGGGTCCCATATCGGGAAAGCCCTCACTATTGACCAGGAACATGGTGCAGCTATCATCGCCCAAGATGCTGTAGCAGATATCTTTGCCGCCGACGCGCCCCAGCAAGTGCAGGACTACCTCTCCGCTAATATCAAGCCTGAGCCCCTGGTACCCCTTGCCACACCGGTTCGCCTGACCGACAAGAATTTTGGTAGCGTTAAAAAGGTCTATATCCATACTATGGATGACCATGCCATCAGCTACCCTGCACAGCAGTTTATGGTGAAAGCCGGTGAAGTGGCCAAGGTTTATAGCCTCCCCAGCAGCCACACTCCATTCATTTCCATGCCCGGCAAGCTGGCTGCTATACTCTTAGCCGAGAGCAGATAA
- a CDS encoding Crp/Fnr family transcriptional regulator, whose product MSNSTSEITLLRTVLCASGMKPEAFELSLPYWSLKQYKKGEFYNEYKNVCKHLGFVINGVFRIYRVNHETGEEKNMLFFTDHQFVASYKSFLTQTACDYYTEAVVDSTILYIHIDQLNALYEKSHQWERFGRLVAEKAFYEVMVNTEGFLFKSPEDRYREMLEKHPDIFNAVPLYHIASYLGIQGPSLSRIRKRMVGK is encoded by the coding sequence ATGTCAAACAGCACTTCAGAGATCACTTTACTGCGCACCGTCCTTTGCGCTTCCGGCATGAAACCTGAAGCATTCGAGCTGTCACTCCCCTACTGGAGCCTGAAGCAATACAAAAAGGGCGAGTTTTATAATGAGTATAAAAACGTGTGCAAGCACCTGGGATTTGTCATCAACGGTGTGTTCAGGATCTACCGGGTAAACCATGAAACAGGGGAAGAGAAAAACATGCTTTTCTTTACAGATCACCAGTTCGTAGCTTCCTATAAAAGTTTTTTAACCCAAACCGCATGTGACTATTATACAGAGGCAGTAGTTGATTCAACCATATTGTATATCCATATCGACCAGCTGAATGCGTTGTATGAGAAGTCGCATCAGTGGGAACGGTTTGGCCGCCTGGTTGCCGAAAAGGCCTTTTATGAGGTGATGGTGAACACAGAAGGCTTTTTATTTAAATCACCGGAAGACCGCTACCGTGAGATGCTGGAGAAACACCCGGATATTTTTAATGCGGTGCCGCTCTATCATATTGCTTCTTATTTGGGCATACAAGGCCCATCCCTAAGCCGGATCCGCAAAAGAATGGTGGGTAAATAA